CCTATTTATTATAGGACTAGCTATTACAATTTATGCAATTTTAAGAAACTTGGATATTTTAAAAATTATCTTTATTTATTTAAAAGATTCTTTATTTGATAAGTAATTTTAATATTTTTTTAACTTCTTTATTTTTTAATGAGTTTTTTCCAGCAAATAGGCATGCTGATGATTTAAGAATAATTCCATCATCTATAACTTTTAAATTATTTTGACGAAGCGTTTCTCCACTTGAACTTAAATCTGTAATAAAATCTGCTTTAGATATTTCTACAGAATTTTCAGTTGCTCCTAAAGATGTTACTAGATCATATTGTGTAATTCCTCTAGAACTCATCCATTCATTAGTAAGGTTCTTAAATTTTGTAGCACACCTCATAAGTCTTTTTTTTTTGTTAAAAAATTCAAATGAAATTTCCTCTAAGTCTGTTGGATTAACGCAGTCTAACCAACTAGTACTTACTGCAACAACGAGATCTGATTTTCCCCATTCATATTGTTTTACTAGAGATATTTTGGAT
The nucleotide sequence above comes from Candidatus Pelagibacter giovannonii. Encoded proteins:
- the hisG gene encoding ATP phosphoribosyltransferase; the encoded protein is MKKDIINISIVNKGRLKTESENVFKKAKLKILSKSDRSLVASIKGYPLIRVMYMNATEIIEALGTGVCDIGISGKDLWRESDVSIQSKISLVKQYEWGKSDLVVAVSTSWLDCVNPTDLEEISFEFFNKKKRLMRCATKFKNLTNEWMSSRGITQYDLVTSLGATENSVEISKADFITDLSSSGETLRQNNLKVIDDGIILKSSACLFAGKNSLKNKEVKKILKLLIK